One genomic window of Ruminococcus gauvreauii includes the following:
- the rplX gene encoding 50S ribosomal protein L24 encodes MSALKIKKGDTVKVIAGKDKDKEGKVLAVKDGRIIVEGVNMIVKHEKPSMANQQGGIVNKEAPIDISNVMYVHKGTATRVGFKVEDGKKVRVAKSTGEVID; translated from the coding sequence ATGTCAGCGTTAAAAATTAAAAAGGGTGACACTGTGAAGGTGATTGCCGGTAAAGATAAAGATAAAGAAGGTAAAGTACTTGCTGTCAAAGACGGAAGAATCATCGTTGAAGGCGTAAACATGATTGTAAAGCATGAGAAACCTTCCATGGCAAATCAGCAGGGCGGAATTGTAAATAAGGAAGCTCCGATTGATATTTCCAACGTGATGTATGTTCACAAAGGAACTGCAACAAGAGTTGGTTTCAAGGTGGAAGACGGTAAAAAAGTACGTGTTGCAAAATCAACAGGTGAAGTGATCGACTAA
- the rpmC gene encoding 50S ribosomal protein L29 produces the protein MKIKNYVEDLKTKSAAELQEELVAAKKELFNLRFQNATNQLDNTSRIKEVRKNIARIQTVIAQKANAAQ, from the coding sequence GTGAAAATTAAAAATTATGTAGAAGATTTAAAGACAAAATCAGCTGCAGAATTACAGGAAGAATTAGTAGCTGCTAAAAAAGAACTCTTTAACTTGAGATTTCAGAATGCAACCAACCAATTGGACAATACAAGCAGAATCAAAGAGGTTCGTAAAAATATTGCCAGAATCCAGACCGTGATTGCCCAAAAGGCAAATGCAGCACAGTAG
- the rplB gene encoding 50S ribosomal protein L2, producing MGIKTFNPYTPSRRHMTGSDFSEITKTAPEKSLVVSLKKNSGRNNQGKITVRHRGGGSRRKYRIIDFKRRKDDVAAKVIGIEYDPNRTANIALICYEDGEKAYILAPEGLKVGMKIMNGPHAEVRPGNCLPLSDIPVGTMVHNIELYPGKGGQLVRSAGNSAQLMAKEGKYATLRLPSGEMRMVPIVCRASIGVVGNGDHNLINIGKAGRKRHMGFRPTVRGSVMNPNDHPHGGGEGKTGIGRPGPCTPWGKPALGLKTRKKHKQSNKYIVRRRDGKTLAK from the coding sequence ATGGGAATTAAGACATTTAACCCATATACACCTTCCAGAAGACATATGACCGGCTCGGATTTCTCGGAAATCACAAAAACAGCACCGGAAAAATCTCTGGTAGTATCCCTGAAGAAAAATTCTGGTCGTAACAACCAGGGTAAAATCACTGTCAGACACCGCGGAGGTGGAAGCAGAAGAAAATACAGAATCATTGACTTCAAGAGAAGAAAAGATGATGTTGCAGCAAAAGTAATCGGTATCGAATACGATCCGAACAGAACAGCAAATATTGCACTGATCTGTTATGAGGACGGTGAGAAAGCATACATCCTTGCTCCGGAAGGACTCAAGGTTGGCATGAAAATCATGAACGGACCTCACGCAGAAGTAAGACCAGGCAATTGCCTGCCTCTTTCTGATATTCCTGTTGGTACTATGGTACACAACATTGAATTATATCCTGGCAAGGGTGGACAGTTAGTTCGTTCCGCTGGAAACAGCGCTCAGTTAATGGCAAAAGAAGGTAAGTACGCTACCTTGAGATTACCCTCTGGTGAGATGAGAATGGTTCCGATTGTCTGCAGAGCATCCATCGGTGTTGTTGGAAACGGTGATCACAACCTGATCAACATCGGTAAAGCAGGACGTAAACGTCACATGGGATTCCGTCCTACCGTCCGCGGTTCTGTTATGAACCCGAATGACCATCCGCACGGCGGTGGTGAAGGTAAGACAGGTATCGGCCGTCCGGGTCCGTGTACTCCATGGGGTAAACCTGCTCTTGGTCTGAAGACAAGAAAGAAACATAAACAGTCAAACAAATATATTGTAAGAAGAAGAGATGGTAAAACATTAGCTAAATAA
- the rpsS gene encoding 30S ribosomal protein S19, translating into MARSLKKGPFADKSLLKAVEALNASGSKTVIKTWSRRSTIFPQFVGHTIAVHDGRKHVPVYVTEDMVGHKLGEFVATRTYRGHGKDEKRSGVR; encoded by the coding sequence ATGGCTCGTTCACTGAAAAAAGGACCTTTTGCAGATAAAAGCTTACTCAAGGCAGTAGAAGCTCTTAATGCATCTGGCAGTAAAACAGTTATTAAAACCTGGTCACGTCGTTCCACAATCTTCCCGCAGTTCGTTGGACATACAATTGCAGTCCATGATGGAAGAAAACATGTGCCGGTATATGTTACAGAGGATATGGTTGGACACAAGCTCGGTGAGTTCGTTGCAACCAGAACCTACAGAGGACATGGAAAAGACGAAAAGAGATCAGGAGTTCGTTAA
- the rpsJ gene encoding 30S ribosomal protein S10: protein MASQVMRITLKAYDHQLVDASASKIIETVKKNGAVVSGPVPLPTKKEVVTILRAVHKYKDSREQFEQRTHKRLIDIVTPTQKTVDALSRLEMPAGVYIDIKMKNKK, encoded by the coding sequence ATGGCAAGTCAAGTAATGAGAATCACATTGAAAGCTTATGATCATCAGCTGGTTGATGCATCTGCAAGCAAAATTATCGAAACTGTAAAAAAGAATGGAGCAGTAGTGAGTGGACCGGTCCCACTTCCGACTAAGAAAGAGGTAGTTACAATTCTTAGAGCGGTTCATAAGTACAAAGATTCCAGAGAACAGTTTGAGCAGAGAACTCATAAAAGACTGATCGATATCGTTACACCAACTCAGAAAACAGTTGATGCATTATCCAGACTGGAAATGCCGGCAGGTGTATACATTGATATCAAAATGAAAAACAAAAAATAA
- the rpsQ gene encoding 30S ribosomal protein S17 produces MVERNLRKTRVGKVVSNKMDKTVVVAIEDHVKHPLYKKIVKRTYKLKAHDEKNECNIGDTVKVMETRPLSKDKRWRLVEVVEKVK; encoded by the coding sequence ATCGTGGAAAGAAATCTTAGAAAAACACGTGTTGGCAAAGTAGTCAGCAACAAGATGGACAAAACTGTTGTTGTAGCTATCGAAGACCATGTGAAACATCCGCTTTACAAAAAGATCGTAAAGAGAACGTATAAATTAAAAGCTCATGATGAGAAAAATGAGTGCAATATTGGCGATACAGTTAAGGTTATGGAGACAAGACCGTTATCCAAAGATAAAAGATGGAGACTGGTTGAGGTCGTAGAAAAAGTTAAATAG
- the rplP gene encoding 50S ribosomal protein L16 yields MLMPKRVKRRKQFRGSMKGKALRGNKINYGEFGIVAAEPCWIKSNQIEAARVAMTRYIKRGGKVWIKIFPDKPVTAKPAETRMGSGKGALEYWVAVVKPGRVMFEIAGVPEEVAREALRLAMHKLPCKCKIVSRADLEGGDNSEN; encoded by the coding sequence ATGTTAATGCCAAAGAGAGTAAAACGTCGTAAACAATTCCGCGGATCCATGAAAGGAAAAGCATTAAGAGGAAATAAAATCAATTATGGTGAATTCGGTATCGTTGCAGCCGAGCCATGTTGGATCAAATCAAACCAGATTGAGGCAGCCCGTGTTGCGATGACCCGTTATATCAAACGTGGTGGTAAAGTCTGGATTAAAATTTTCCCAGACAAACCAGTAACAGCGAAACCAGCAGAAACACGTATGGGTTCCGGAAAAGGTGCCTTGGAATACTGGGTAGCAGTTGTAAAACCAGGCCGCGTAATGTTCGAAATCGCAGGAGTTCCGGAAGAGGTTGCCCGCGAAGCGTTGCGTCTTGCTATGCATAAGTTACCATGTAAATGTAAAATCGTTTCTCGTGCAGACTTAGAAGGCGGTGATAACAGTGAAAATTAA
- a CDS encoding GNAT family N-acetyltransferase has translation MNSEIKTIEDLSLNAWPSHQIQIYDGWLLRFSYFYTHRTNSVEQIGLSTIPIDDKIEYCEQVYRKWGTPSIFKISPLVDRIFDRELERRGYTVEHTTDVMTLDLTHFSPGCSVSEVMLEQTISPQWINGLFELKGTTNITHRQIVPSMYRAIPKDTIAASISADGKIAATGLGIMDRDFVGLYAIHVHPAFRGRGYARAVCSAILLEGMRQGASRSYLQVVSGNKPAEALYRSFGYEPLYTYWFRILPFY, from the coding sequence ATGAATTCTGAAATTAAAACCATCGAAGACCTCTCATTAAACGCCTGGCCTTCACATCAGATACAAATATACGACGGCTGGCTGCTTCGGTTTTCCTATTTTTATACACACCGCACAAACAGTGTGGAACAGATAGGACTGTCCACCATTCCAATCGATGATAAAATCGAATACTGCGAACAGGTCTACCGCAAGTGGGGAACACCTTCCATATTTAAAATAAGTCCGCTCGTCGACAGGATCTTCGACCGCGAACTGGAACGCCGCGGTTATACTGTCGAACATACGACAGACGTCATGACGCTGGATCTCACTCACTTCAGTCCCGGATGCTCAGTTTCCGAAGTTATGCTGGAGCAGACAATCTCCCCGCAGTGGATCAACGGACTTTTTGAATTGAAAGGCACCACCAATATCACCCACCGTCAGATCGTCCCATCGATGTACCGTGCAATCCCCAAAGACACAATCGCCGCATCGATCAGCGCAGACGGAAAAATCGCCGCGACCGGACTCGGCATCATGGACCGGGATTTCGTCGGCCTGTATGCCATTCACGTCCATCCCGCCTTCCGCGGCCGCGGGTATGCGCGTGCCGTCTGCAGTGCTATCCTGCTGGAAGGAATGAGGCAGGGCGCCTCACGCTCTTATCTTCAGGTCGTCTCCGGCAACAAACCAGCCGAAGCGCTTTACCGTTCCTTCGGATACGAGCCCCTCTATACATACTGGTTCCGCATTCTTCCTTTCTATTGA
- the rplD gene encoding 50S ribosomal protein L4 — MANVSVYNMEGNEVGTMELNDAVFGVNVNEHLVHMAVVRQLANNRQGTQKAKTRSEVRGGGRKPWRQKGTGHARQGSTRSPQWTGGGVVFAPTPRDYSFKMNKKERRLALKSALTSRVQENKLIVLDELKLDAIKTKDMKKVLDNLKVNKALVVLNGDDNNVTLSARNIPDVMTASANTINVYDILKYNTVIVTKTAVASIEEVYA, encoded by the coding sequence ATGGCAAACGTATCTGTTTATAATATGGAAGGCAATGAAGTTGGCACAATGGAGCTGAACGACGCAGTGTTCGGCGTTAACGTGAATGAACACCTCGTGCATATGGCTGTTGTACGTCAGCTTGCAAATAATCGTCAGGGAACGCAGAAAGCAAAAACACGCTCTGAAGTCAGAGGCGGTGGGAGAAAGCCATGGAGACAGAAAGGTACCGGTCATGCAAGGCAGGGTTCAACGAGATCTCCGCAGTGGACAGGCGGCGGTGTTGTATTTGCTCCGACTCCGAGAGACTACTCTTTCAAAATGAATAAAAAAGAAAGAAGACTGGCTCTGAAGTCCGCACTTACATCTCGTGTGCAGGAAAACAAACTGATTGTACTGGATGAACTGAAACTGGATGCAATCAAAACTAAGGATATGAAAAAGGTTCTGGATAACCTGAAAGTAAATAAGGCATTAGTTGTTTTGAACGGTGATGACAATAATGTTACACTGTCCGCAAGAAATATTCCGGACGTGATGACGGCTTCCGCAAATACAATTAATGTTTACGATATCTTAAAATACAACACAGTGATCGTTACGAAAACTGCTGTTGCTTCAATTGAGGAGGTGTACGCATAA
- the rplN gene encoding 50S ribosomal protein L14 — protein sequence MIQQESRLRVADNTGAKEILCIRVLGGSTRRYANIGDIIVATVKDATPGGVVKKGDVVKAVVVRTVKGARRKDGSYIKFDENAAVIIKDDKTPRGTRIFGPVARELREKQFMKIVSLAPEVL from the coding sequence ATGATTCAACAGGAGAGTAGACTTAGAGTCGCTGATAACACTGGTGCTAAAGAAATTCTGTGTATCCGTGTTCTGGGCGGTTCAACAAGAAGATATGCAAACATCGGTGATATCATCGTTGCTACCGTTAAAGATGCAACGCCAGGCGGAGTTGTAAAAAAAGGTGATGTTGTTAAAGCTGTAGTTGTTCGTACTGTAAAAGGCGCACGTCGTAAAGACGGTTCTTATATTAAATTCGACGAGAACGCTGCTGTTATTATTAAAGATGATAAGACACCAAGAGGAACGCGTATCTTTGGGCCAGTAGCGAGAGAGCTTCGTGAAAAGCAGTTTATGAAAATTGTATCCCTGGCTCCGGAAGTATTATAA
- the rplW gene encoding 50S ribosomal protein L23, which produces MANIQYYDVILKPVVTEKSMNAMGEKKYTFLVHPEANKTMIKEAVEKMFEGTEVKSVNTMNMDGKKKRRGMKVGRTAKTKKAIVALTADSKDIEIFEGL; this is translated from the coding sequence ATGGCTAACATTCAATATTATGATGTAATCCTTAAACCAGTCGTGACAGAAAAAAGTATGAATGCAATGGGAGAAAAGAAATATACATTTCTTGTTCACCCGGAAGCAAACAAGACGATGATCAAAGAAGCAGTTGAAAAAATGTTCGAGGGAACAGAAGTAAAAAGCGTTAATACCATGAACATGGATGGCAAGAAAAAGCGCCGCGGCATGAAAGTCGGAAGAACTGCTAAAACAAAAAAAGCAATCGTTGCTCTGACAGCAGACAGCAAGGATATCGAGATTTTCGAGGGGCTGTAA
- the rplV gene encoding 50S ribosomal protein L22 produces the protein MAKGHRSQIKRARNENKDTRPSAKLSYARMSVQKACYVLDVIRGKDVKTALGILTYNPRYASSVIKKLLESAIANAENNNGMSADNLYIAECYANKAPTMKRIKPRAQGRAYRIEKRNSHISIVLDER, from the coding sequence GTGGCAAAAGGACACAGAAGTCAAATTAAGAGAGCAAGAAATGAAAATAAAGACACAAGACCATCTGCGAAATTATCCTACGCAAGAATGTCCGTACAGAAAGCATGTTATGTACTGGATGTAATCCGCGGCAAGGATGTAAAAACAGCACTTGGTATCTTGACATATAACCCAAGATACGCTTCCAGCGTAATAAAGAAACTGTTAGAATCCGCAATCGCAAATGCAGAGAACAACAATGGCATGAGTGCTGACAACCTTTACATCGCTGAGTGCTATGCAAACAAGGCACCGACGATGAAGAGAATTAAACCTAGAGCACAGGGTAGAGCATACAGAATCGAAAAGAGAAATAGTCATATCTCTATCGTGTTGGATGAAAGATAA
- the rplC gene encoding 50S ribosomal protein L3, producing the protein MKKAILATKIGMTQIFNEDGVLTPVTVLQAGPCVVTQVKTVDNDGYSAVQVGYVDKREKLVNKPMKGQFEKAGVSYKRFVREFKLDDAESFELGQEIKADIFEAGDKVDATAISKGKGFQGAIKRHGQSRGPMTHGSKYHRHAGSNGAASDPSKVFKGKKMPGQMGNKKITIQNLEIVSVDAENNLLLVKGAVPGPKKSLVTIKETVKTIK; encoded by the coding sequence ATGAAGAAAGCGATTTTAGCAACAAAGATCGGTATGACACAGATCTTCAACGAAGACGGAGTATTAACTCCGGTAACTGTGCTGCAGGCTGGACCTTGTGTGGTGACACAGGTAAAAACAGTTGACAATGACGGATACAGTGCAGTACAGGTCGGTTATGTTGACAAGAGAGAAAAACTTGTGAATAAACCAATGAAAGGACAGTTTGAGAAAGCGGGCGTTTCCTATAAAAGATTCGTCAGAGAGTTTAAACTGGACGATGCGGAAAGTTTTGAATTAGGACAGGAAATCAAGGCTGATATCTTTGAAGCAGGTGACAAAGTTGATGCGACAGCAATTTCCAAAGGTAAAGGCTTTCAGGGGGCCATCAAGAGACATGGACAGTCCAGAGGACCTATGACTCATGGTTCCAAATATCACCGTCATGCAGGTTCCAACGGTGCTGCGTCCGATCCGAGTAAAGTATTCAAGGGCAAGAAAATGCCGGGTCAGATGGGTAACAAGAAGATTACGATCCAGAACCTGGAAATCGTAAGCGTAGACGCAGAGAATAACCTGCTGTTGGTAAAAGGTGCTGTACCAGGGCCTAAAAAATCTTTGGTAACGATTAAGGAAACAGTTAAGACTATAAAATAA
- the rpsC gene encoding 30S ribosomal protein S3 has translation MGQKVNPHGLRVGVIKDWDSRWYAESDFADYLVEDYNIRTFLKKKLYSAGVSRIEIERASEVVKVIIYTAKPGIVIGKGGSEIEKVKAELQKQVTGKKLIVDIKEVKRPDKDAQLVAENIALQLENRISFRRAMKSTMSRTMKAGAKGIKTSVSGRLGGADMARTEFYSEGNIPLQTLRADIDYGFAEADTTYGKVGVKAWIYNGEVLPTKGAKEGSDK, from the coding sequence ATGGGACAGAAAGTTAACCCACATGGACTTAGAGTCGGAGTTATCAAAGACTGGGATTCCAGATGGTATGCAGAGAGCGATTTTGCAGATTACTTAGTGGAAGACTATAATATCAGAACATTTCTGAAGAAAAAACTGTACAGCGCCGGTGTTTCCAGAATCGAAATCGAAAGAGCATCAGAAGTTGTTAAGGTTATCATTTATACAGCAAAGCCAGGTATCGTAATCGGTAAAGGCGGTTCAGAAATCGAAAAAGTAAAAGCTGAACTTCAGAAACAGGTCACAGGAAAGAAACTGATCGTAGATATCAAAGAAGTAAAAAGACCGGATAAAGATGCACAGCTTGTTGCTGAAAATATTGCATTGCAGCTGGAAAACCGTATTTCATTCAGACGTGCAATGAAATCAACCATGTCCAGAACAATGAAAGCCGGAGCGAAAGGAATCAAAACATCAGTGTCAGGACGTCTTGGTGGAGCAGATATGGCTCGTACAGAGTTCTACAGCGAAGGAAATATCCCGCTTCAGACTTTGAGAGCAGATATCGACTATGGTTTCGCAGAAGCAGATACCACATACGGCAAAGTTGGCGTAAAAGCGTGGATCTACAATGGCGAAGTACTTCCAACCAAAGGAGCTAAGGAAGGGAGCGATAAATAA